One Paenisporosarcina sp. FSL H8-0542 genomic region harbors:
- a CDS encoding S-layer homology domain-containing protein, whose protein sequence is MFTSLKKFIAASLVAVLAVSAIVPSASAAEHQFTDVNSSYDEAVSFFYEYELIKGTTPTTFGTDLNIKRGDAAVILANTLGLDVDNAPSAGFKDLNPRVQGAVNALAEEGIISGVSKDKFGPDQLLSRGAMAKLLTISFGLEDYAETTPFTDAVGVFTPYIEALYGSGITNGKTATSFGTNDNIKRGEFANLLYNTIMFSFYMPFAESAKILTSTTIEIKMEEAAPKEYSVTELAEMFFIEAYFKDGSVKELQFVGTSLSDDRTTLVVELSADSSLAGKKGKIEIDGLNEIDFDYTTPVAPPVEETK, encoded by the coding sequence ATGTTTACTAGTCTTAAAAAATTTATTGCTGCTAGCTTAGTAGCTGTCCTGGCAGTATCTGCCATCGTTCCATCTGCTTCTGCAGCGGAACACCAATTTACGGATGTTAATTCAAGTTATGATGAAGCTGTCAGCTTCTTTTATGAATATGAATTAATCAAAGGAACAACTCCTACCACTTTCGGAACAGATTTAAATATCAAACGTGGAGATGCTGCTGTCATTTTGGCAAACACGCTTGGTCTTGATGTCGATAATGCACCATCTGCAGGATTCAAAGATTTAAACCCACGTGTCCAAGGTGCAGTAAATGCTTTGGCTGAAGAAGGAATTATCTCGGGAGTATCTAAAGATAAATTCGGTCCAGATCAACTGTTGAGCCGAGGCGCAATGGCGAAGTTATTGACTATTTCATTCGGACTTGAAGATTATGCAGAAACAACACCATTCACGGATGCTGTTGGGGTATTTACACCTTATATTGAAGCTTTATATGGCTCAGGAATCACAAATGGTAAAACAGCAACTTCATTTGGTACGAATGACAACATCAAACGTGGTGAATTTGCCAACCTTCTATACAATACAATTATGTTCTCTTTCTATATGCCTTTTGCAGAATCAGCTAAAATTCTGACTTCGACAACGATTGAAATCAAAATGGAAGAAGCTGCACCTAAAGAATATTCAGTTACAGAACTTGCAGAAATGTTCTTCATTGAAGCGTATTTCAAAGATGGTTCAGTAAAAGAACTTCAGTTTGTTGGAACTTCATTATCTGATGATCGTACAACTTTAGTAGTGGAACTTTCTGCAGACAGCTCATTGGCTGGCAAAAAAGGGAAAATCGAAATTGACGGATTGAATGAAATTGATTTTGATTACACAACACCTGTTGCACCACCAGTTGAAGAAACAAAATAA
- a CDS encoding proline dehydrogenase family protein, producing the protein MLKDVFMALSKNQLLTSAAKKYGLKLGAQTVVAGTNVEDTIKSIRELNALGISATVDNLGEFVFERSEALKAKESILEVIEAIQANGVDAHISLKPTQLGLDIDYDFCYDNLHEIVAAASKYDMHINLDMEDYGHLQPSFDLIDTLSEQYSNVGTVIQAYFYRAQDDIEKYKDMRLRIVKGAYKESAEHAYQTKQEIDANYIKLIEYHLLNGKFSSIATHDHNVINHVKKFVKDNQISNDKFEFQMLYGFRKDMQVDLAKQGYNFCTYVPFGDDWYGYFMRRLAERPQNLNLVVKQVFNKRTNTAIGVFAGAFALSRIVSKKKK; encoded by the coding sequence ATGTTAAAAGATGTATTTATGGCTTTATCAAAAAACCAATTGCTGACGAGTGCGGCTAAAAAATATGGTTTGAAATTAGGCGCACAAACTGTTGTCGCTGGAACAAATGTTGAAGATACAATCAAAAGTATTCGTGAGTTAAACGCGTTGGGCATCAGTGCAACCGTTGATAACTTGGGCGAATTCGTTTTCGAAAGATCGGAAGCTTTGAAAGCTAAAGAAAGCATTTTGGAAGTAATCGAAGCAATTCAAGCAAATGGTGTGGACGCTCACATTTCTTTGAAACCAACTCAACTTGGTCTCGATATCGATTATGATTTCTGTTATGACAACTTACATGAAATCGTTGCTGCAGCGAGCAAGTATGACATGCACATCAACCTTGACATGGAAGATTATGGTCACCTTCAACCTTCATTTGATCTAATCGATACTCTTTCTGAACAGTACAGCAATGTCGGCACAGTAATTCAAGCTTACTTCTACCGTGCACAAGACGATATCGAAAAATATAAAGATATGCGTTTACGTATTGTAAAAGGCGCTTACAAAGAATCTGCTGAACACGCTTACCAAACAAAACAAGAAATTGATGCCAACTACATCAAACTGATTGAGTATCATTTACTGAATGGTAAATTCTCTTCAATCGCGACACATGACCACAATGTTATCAATCATGTGAAGAAGTTTGTAAAAGACAATCAAATTTCAAACGACAAATTTGAATTCCAAATGTTGTATGGTTTCCGCAAAGACATGCAAGTGGATTTAGCGAAACAAGGATACAACTTCTGCACATACGTACCATTCGGAGATGATTGGTATGGTTACTTCATGAGAAGATTAGCTGAACGTCCGCAAAACTTGAACTTGGTTGTCAAACAAGTATTCAATAAACGCACAAATACTGCTATCGGAGTCTTTGCTGGCGCTTTCGCATTGAGCCGTATTGTTTCAAAAAAGAAGAAGTAA
- a CDS encoding YfbR-like 5'-deoxynucleotidase: MGIHRFFTSMNDLERIIRCPGKFKFEEHNVAAHSWKVSQYAMFFATIEENKGEVIDWKALYEKTINHDFAEVFIGDIKTPVKHASPELKQMIAHVEDKMMEKFILEEIPEEFQPVFFHRMKEGKDATIEGRILEFADKLDQFYESFAELKRGNTDPEFILMYQEALTKLIKLPLPASVAYFRDIMLEDVKREDTALDVKAFTLKVLQTP; the protein is encoded by the coding sequence ATGGGAATTCATCGATTTTTTACGAGCATGAACGATTTAGAACGTATCATACGCTGTCCAGGAAAATTTAAATTTGAAGAGCATAATGTTGCCGCACATAGTTGGAAAGTGTCCCAATACGCCATGTTTTTTGCTACGATTGAAGAAAATAAAGGAGAAGTCATCGATTGGAAAGCGCTGTACGAGAAAACGATTAACCACGATTTCGCGGAAGTTTTCATTGGAGACATTAAAACACCAGTCAAACACGCCTCGCCTGAGCTGAAGCAAATGATTGCCCATGTGGAAGATAAAATGATGGAAAAATTCATATTGGAAGAAATCCCCGAAGAATTTCAACCCGTTTTCTTTCATCGTATGAAAGAGGGAAAAGATGCTACCATCGAAGGACGGATTCTTGAATTTGCCGATAAACTCGATCAGTTTTATGAGTCCTTTGCCGAATTGAAGCGAGGCAATACCGACCCAGAATTTATCCTCATGTATCAGGAAGCATTGACGAAATTAATAAAATTGCCGTTACCGGCAAGTGTTGCTTATTTCCGTGATATTATGCTCGAAGACGTGAAACGGGAAGATACGGCACTCGATGTTAAAGCATTTACTCTTAAAGTACTACAGACCCCATGA